In one window of Arachis ipaensis cultivar K30076 chromosome B06, Araip1.1, whole genome shotgun sequence DNA:
- the LOC107646034 gene encoding short-chain dehydrogenase reductase 3b (The sequence of the model RefSeq protein was modified relative to this genomic sequence to represent the inferred CDS: added 53 bases not found in genome assembly) — translation MQKQRLEGKVAIITGAASGIGEETVRLFAENGAYVVAADVQDDLGHQVIASIGSDRITYRHCDVRDENQVEETVNFTLEKHGRIDILFSNAGILGSLSGILDLDLKDFDNTIAINVRGVAATIKHAARAMVAKKTRGSIICTTSVAATLGGTGPHNYTTSKHALLGLVRSTCSELGGYGIRVNSVSPYGVATPLSCKPFNLGPDEVEASTSEYANLKGVVLKARHIAEAALYLASDESGYVSGHNLVVDGGFTVVNGSFSASYNLFTNS, via the exons ATGCAGAAGCAAAG GTTGGAGGGTAAGGTGGCTATAATCACTGGAGCAGCCAGTGGAATCGGAGAAGAAACGGTGAGACTCTTCGCCGAAAACGGAGCCTATGTCGTCGCCGCCGATGTTCAAGACGATCTCGGTCATCAAGTCATAGCTTCAATAGGCTCAGATAGAATCACCTACCGTCACTGTGACGTCAGAGACGAGAATCAGGTTGAAGAGACCGTCAATTTCACGTTGGAAAAGCACGGCCGCATCGATATCCTCTTCAGCAACGCCGGCATACTTGGGTCCCTTTCCGGTATCCTCGACCTTGATCTCAAAGATTTCGATAACACCATTGCCATCAACGTTCGCGGAGTGGCGGCAACGATAAAGCACGCGGCACGCGCCATGGTTGCTAAGAAAACCCGCGGCTCCATCATATGCACGACGAGCGTGGCGGCCACGTTG GGTGAGATCGACGTGCAGTGAACTTGGCGGTTATGGAATCAGAGTTAATAGTGTTTCGCCTTACGGAGTTGCAACGCCACTTTCATGTAAGCCGTTTAATCTTGGTCCTGATGAGGTAGAAGCTTCTACTTCGGAATATGCGAATCTGAAAGGGGTGGTGTTGAAGGCTCGGCATATTGCGGAGGCGGCGTTGTACCTTGCTTCAGATGAATCTGGTTACGTGAGTGGGCATAACTTGGTGGTTGACGGTGGTTTCACGGTGGTTAATGGCAGCTTCTCTGCAAGTTATAATTTGTTCACGAATAGTTAG